In Montipora foliosa isolate CH-2021 chromosome 13, ASM3666993v2, whole genome shotgun sequence, one DNA window encodes the following:
- the LOC137983737 gene encoding ER membrane protein complex subunit 5-like, with protein sequence MIDDKKKAKWRTYVLGRSIFKYSSVIASKMVILGRILVFFGLVAILHAGYSAVQCRTYYKLLEEEFPGLPADVCIQCIIGLLIGCLGVAKMSGEFREIRAAAEMANKSWESLGNRPSFYTYSHRGKVLFVNNEVS encoded by the exons ATGATTGATGATAAGAAGAaagcaaaatggcggacttACGTTCTTGGTCGGAGTATTTTCAAATATAGTTCAGTCATTGCGTCTAAAATGGTAATACTAGGTCGTATTTTAGTCTTTTTTGGCTTGGTTGCCATTTTGCATGCTGGATATTCCGCAGTTCAAT GTCGAACCTATTACAAGCTTTTAGAAGAGGAGTTTCCTGGCCTTCCTGCTGAT GTGTGTATTCAGTGTATCATAGGATTGTTAATCGGATGTTTAGGCGTGGCTAAAATGTCTGGTGAGTTTAGGGAAATACGAGCAGCAGCTGAAATGGCAAACAA GAGCTGGGAATCACTTGGTAATAGACCTTCATTCTACACTTACAGTCACAGAGGAAAAGTCTTGTTTGTGAATAATGAAGTGTCTTAA
- the LOC137983625 gene encoding adenosine receptor A3-like, translated as MINDASSSEYIAWFIVLGIEAVTMVTLNALTIIIYLKEPRLRKRSMYLVISLAVADIFNACSVIFWIFSLANGCNFWTIKFLNSVEIYVVLVASFNYFPAVSITNLAVISLERMHATFRPIKHRLIEKNIFGAAVAAVWLITGLFTAIFLSQFLLGDISWDHVYSAYFSFLLCVSFIIFVSYTSIAIKFYCGTHPQHHGAIIRERKLTKTLFLVTVVSLTLLLPLLIVDFLFFVYSGGSYDTISHQKCSHLQYTLIFLFFANSFINPLLYALKIPEFKRALLSLSRCRSHSQRVRVFPLNNM; from the coding sequence ATGATCAATGATGCTTCATCATCCGAGTACATTGCTTGGTTCATAGTACTTGGCATCGAGGCTGTTACTATGGTCACATTGAATGCCCTTACAATCATCATTTACCTGAAAGAGCCAAGACTTCGCAAGCGTAGCATGTACTTGGTGATCAGCCTGGCAGTGGCAGACATTTTTAATGCATGCAGTGTGATCTTCTGGATTTTCTCCCTGGCAAACGGTTGTAACTTTTGGACGATTAAGTTTTTGAATTCAGTCGAGATCTACGTGGTCTTAGTAGCTTCGTTCAATTACTTTCCAGCAGTCTCAATAACAAACCTTGCAGTTATTTCTTTGGAGCGAATGCACGCAACTTTTCGTCCAATCAAGCATCGCCTTATCGAAAAGAATATctttggagcagctgttgcggCCGTCTGGTTAATAACTGGACTGTTTACGGCTATTTTTTTGTCACAGTTTCTGTTGGGTGACATTAGTTGGGATCACGTGTACTCGGCATACTTCTCATTCCTATTATGTGTGTCTTTTATTATCTttgtttcttacacgtccatcgcTATTAAATTTTACTGTGGAACTCATCCTCAACATCATGGAGCAATCattagagaaagaaaactgaccaagacactGTTCCTAGTAACAGTTGTATCGTTAACACTATTGCTGCCACTTTTGATTGTcgactttcttttttttgtttattcagGGGGGAGTTATGATACAATTTCTCATCAAAAATGCTCGCATTTACAGTATACTCTGATCTTCCTTTTTTTTGCAAACTCCTTCATAAATCCATTGCTATATGCGTTGAAAATtccagagttcaaaagagctctgctTTCATTATCGCGTTGTAGATCTCACTCGCAGCGAGTTCGGGTTTTTCCTCTTAATAACATGTAA
- the LOC137982953 gene encoding uncharacterized protein has protein sequence MKGFLYIVVFILFFVNVNCYSLSHNVSFSPSSWHYRRFAAWDFRDVLGDSRDTSNLPSTGEKLLAKTRSKANKLSPNGIKEDIMSALERYILKNTSSRSILIHDEESSEGLHQLHLLAADPHNGAVCLDGSPPGIYLRYGKGKGKSKWFIFFEGGAWCHDRDSCHERSSTDKGSSKSLTPFLRLEGVLSSQARHNPGFHNWNSALVCYCDGGSFTGYRRRPLKVKGKLLYFRGRCILDAVVDDLIRRGIHNASEIILGGRSSGGLSALIHADYIRKRFRRVTKASFRVLSDAGFFLDSPSWNGSRVAQSVFRQVHHLHNSSTSLNRACVRAQRHDEKWRCFFPEYSIPFVESAIYVVNPLYDSWQIAYFHNVPCILEPKTCNATELSRIMEFRKKTLRGLRAVLSSNRTGLFGDACFTHTQTAMKDLWTKIQVDNVTMNEAFAQWYSDDRENRFRIDKPYPSNPTCPDSDAPWVRWG, from the coding sequence ATGAAGGGCTTCCTTTATATCGTCGTTTTCATCCTTTTCTTTGTCAACGTCAATTGCTATTCATTATCTCACAATGTATCTTTCTCACCTTCAAGCTGGCACTATCGTCGATTCGCCGCTTGGGACTTTCGAGACGTCCTTGGCGATTCTCGCGACACCAGCAATTTGCCATCAACAGGTGAAAAACTGCTTGCTAAAACCAGATCAAAAGCCAACAAATTGAGCCCGAATGGCATCAAAGAGGACATCATGTCGGCCCTAGAACgatacattttaaaaaatacctCGTCACGTTCAATACTCATCCACGACGAGGAAAGCTCCGAAGGGCTTCATCAGCTGCATCTGTTAGCAGCTGATCCCCACAACGGCGCCGTTTGTTTAGACGGCTCTCCCCCTGGAATTTACTTGCGCTATGGTAAAggcaaaggaaaatcaaaatggtTTATATTTTTCGAGGGGGGTGCATGGTGCCATGATCGTGACTCGTGTCATGAGCGCTCTAGCACAGACAAGGGTTCGTCAAAAAGCCTAACACCGTTTCTTCGTCTTGAGGGTGTTCTCTCCAGTCAAGCACGTCATAATCCTGGCTTCCACAACTGGAATTCTGCTTTGGTTTGTTATTGCGATGGTGGTTCCTTCACTGGATACCGCCGTAGGCCTCTGAAAGTTAAAGGAAAACTTCTGTATTTCCGAGGTCGGTGCATACTTGACGCGGTAGTGGACGATTTGATTCGAAGAGGAATACATAACGCTTCCGAAATCATCTTAGGCGGCCGATCGTCCGGAGGTCTCTCCGCCCTCATACACGCCGATTACATCAGAAAACGTTTTCGTCGCGTTACAAAGGCGTCTTTTCGGGTTCTTTCAGACGCGGGCTTCTTTCTCGACTCGCCCTCTTGGAATGGCAGCAGGGTTGCCCAATCTGTCTTTCGCCAAGTGCATCATTTGCACAACTCATCCACGAGTTTGAATCGCGCCTGTGTACGCGCGCAAAGGCATGATGAGAAATGGCGTTGCTTCTTTCCCGAATACTCCATCCCATTTGTCGAGTCAGCTATCTATGTAGTTAACCCCTTATACGACTCGTGGCAGATTGCATATTTCCATAACGTTCCTTGCATCTTAGAACCAAAGACATGCAACGCTACAGAGTTGTCTCGCATTATGGAATtcagaaagaaaactttgcGTGGATTGCGCGCTGTTCTTAGCTCAAACCGAACAGGGCTGTTTGGAGACGCTTGTTTTACTCATACGCAGACTGCTATGAAGGACTTGTGGACTAAGATTCAAGTAGATAACGTTACAATGAATGAGGCATTTGCCCAATGGTACAGCGATGATAGGGAGAATAGATTTAGAATTGATAAACCTTATCCAAGTAATCCCACTTGTCCCGATTCCGACGCACCCTGGGTACGCTGGGGCTAG
- the LOC137983282 gene encoding transmembrane protein 254-like: MAPPGPTVRKRDYVEDDAKLLDGDFYRMPPVLLSIFIVGAIVFFWLICYDSDAVPLHAMGSFGKFVLYLMANHMKTLRLGFRFLVMVHVLEGGFAYRICRRMNFSRATSFKWLVQTVVVGFPSLGLLLRYRKEREDAKAKSE; encoded by the exons ATGGCGCCCCCGGGTCCCACTGTGCGCAAAAGAGACTATGTTGAAGACGATGCAAAGCTCCTCGATGGCGATTTTTACCGAATGCCTCCGGTATTGCTTTCTATTTTTATAGTTGGCGCGATTGTATTTTTCTGG CTGATCTGCTATGACAGTGATGCTGTACCATTGCATGCTATGGGATCATTTGGAAAATTTGTGTTATACTTGATGGCTAATCACATGAAGACGCTGAGACTTGG tttcagaTTTCTAGTTATGGTCCATGTTTTGGAGGGTGGCTTTGCCTACAGGATTTGCAG GCGGATGAATTTTTCTCGTGCGACAAGTTTCAAGTGGCTGGTACAAACAGTTGTGGTTGGATTTCCGTCACTTGGCTTGCTTCTTAGATATAGAAAGGAGAGAGAAGATGCCAAAGCCAAGAGTGAATAA
- the LOC137983281 gene encoding ankyrin repeat domain-containing protein 39-like isoform X1, translating into MADQSCEHEEACGCASKPLPCAQSFTEMDFERGIWQAALDGNIKRVRSLLDKGGDPDARDGSGYTALVKDIFRKSEQHYASRSGHANICLLLLERGADVNAQTRSGKATSLHRAAYSGHSEVMKILIKHGADARICDSDGQTALHKAAEKMQKDVVRILLDLDSGLREVKDRHGRIPADVAPSSLKELQSMLQIDE; encoded by the exons ATGGCCGACCAATCCTGTGAACATGAGGAAGCCTGTGGTTGTGCATCAAAACCTTTACCATGTGCACAGTCTTTCACAGAAATGGACTTTGAGAGAGGAATCTGGCAAGCTGCATTAGATGGTAATATCAAACGAGTCAGATCACTTTTGGACAAGGGAGGGGACCCTGATGCAAGAGATGGCTCAGGATACACTGCACTGGTAAAGGATATTTTCAGAAAAAGTGAGCAA CATTATGCCAGTCGCAGCGGTCATGCCAACATCTGCCTGTTACTCCTTGAAAGAGGTGCAGACGTAAATGCTCAAACCAGATCAGGCAAGGCCACTTCTCTGCATAGAGCTGCATATTCTGGACACAGTGAAGTGATGAAAATTCTCATCAAACATGGTGCTGATGCAAGAATTTGTGACAGCGATGGACAAACGGCATTGCACAAG GCAGCTGAAAAGATGCAAAAAGATGTTGTGAGAATTTTGTTGGACTTGGATTCCGGTCTCAGGGAAGTGAAAGATAGACATGGAAGAATTCCAGCTGATGTTGCACCCTCAAGCCTCAAGGAATTGCAAAGCATGCTACAAATCGATGAATAG
- the LOC137983281 gene encoding ankyrin repeat domain-containing protein 39-like isoform X2: MADQSCEHEEACGCASKPLPCAQSFTEMDFERGIWQAALDGNIKRVRSLLDKGGDPDARDGSGYTALHYASRSGHANICLLLLERGADVNAQTRSGKATSLHRAAYSGHSEVMKILIKHGADARICDSDGQTALHKAAEKMQKDVVRILLDLDSGLREVKDRHGRIPADVAPSSLKELQSMLQIDE, encoded by the exons ATGGCCGACCAATCCTGTGAACATGAGGAAGCCTGTGGTTGTGCATCAAAACCTTTACCATGTGCACAGTCTTTCACAGAAATGGACTTTGAGAGAGGAATCTGGCAAGCTGCATTAGATGGTAATATCAAACGAGTCAGATCACTTTTGGACAAGGGAGGGGACCCTGATGCAAGAGATGGCTCAGGATACACTGCACTG CATTATGCCAGTCGCAGCGGTCATGCCAACATCTGCCTGTTACTCCTTGAAAGAGGTGCAGACGTAAATGCTCAAACCAGATCAGGCAAGGCCACTTCTCTGCATAGAGCTGCATATTCTGGACACAGTGAAGTGATGAAAATTCTCATCAAACATGGTGCTGATGCAAGAATTTGTGACAGCGATGGACAAACGGCATTGCACAAG GCAGCTGAAAAGATGCAAAAAGATGTTGTGAGAATTTTGTTGGACTTGGATTCCGGTCTCAGGGAAGTGAAAGATAGACATGGAAGAATTCCAGCTGATGTTGCACCCTCAAGCCTCAAGGAATTGCAAAGCATGCTACAAATCGATGAATAG